A window of Paenibacillus sp. contains these coding sequences:
- a CDS encoding CidA/LrgA family protein: MRGLAILFLFHLAGSAVERIAGAPLPGNVIGLVLLLTALLLGWVKLEWIEESANFLMKHMLLLFAPIVVGTIQLWPLLRDEWLPIAASLLLGPAAVVVSTALTAKLWPGGAK, encoded by the coding sequence ATGCGCGGACTCGCAATTTTGTTCCTGTTTCATTTGGCCGGATCGGCGGTTGAGAGGATCGCCGGCGCGCCTTTGCCCGGCAACGTCATCGGCCTCGTTTTATTATTGACGGCATTGCTGCTTGGATGGGTCAAGCTGGAGTGGATCGAGGAATCCGCGAATTTTCTGATGAAGCATATGCTGCTGCTGTTCGCGCCGATCGTCGTCGGTACGATTCAGCTTTGGCCGCTGCTGCGGGACGAGTGGCTGCCGATCGCCGCCTCGCTCCTGCTCGGGCCGGCCGCGGTCGTCGTCTCGACCGCCTTGACGGCGAAGCTGTGGCCGGGAGGCGCGAAATGA
- a CDS encoding LrgB family protein: MSAFREWAESPAFAVAATIGLYALSLRIAAARPRLHPLLLTAGGLIALLLLLDVPYETYAKGGDLVSFFLGPATVALAVPLYKRRHDIRRRIGLILGSVTVGSAVGIGSAWLLMSLFQGSREALIASLPKSATSAISIELARMLGGPGELAAVLTVLTGLAGSMFGPSLLRLLRLDGNVPLGLAIGTAAHGIGASQLLRDAEEAGSYAGLAMGVAGIVISLLTIPFVWLL; the protein is encoded by the coding sequence ATGAGCGCGTTCCGGGAATGGGCGGAATCCCCGGCGTTCGCCGTCGCCGCCACGATCGGCTTGTACGCGCTGTCGCTGCGCATCGCCGCCGCACGGCCTCGGCTGCATCCTCTTCTCCTGACGGCCGGCGGCTTGATCGCGCTGCTGCTCCTGCTGGATGTGCCGTACGAAACATATGCGAAGGGCGGCGACCTCGTCTCCTTCTTCCTGGGACCCGCCACCGTGGCGCTCGCCGTACCGTTGTATAAGCGGCGGCACGACATTCGGCGGCGCATCGGCCTCATTCTCGGCTCCGTGACCGTCGGCAGCGCCGTCGGCATCGGCAGCGCTTGGCTGCTTATGTCGCTGTTCCAAGGGAGCCGCGAAGCGCTAATCGCGTCGCTGCCGAAATCGGCCACCTCGGCGATCTCCATCGAGCTCGCCCGCATGCTGGGCGGCCCCGGGGAGCTCGCCGCCGTGCTGACCGTGCTGACCGGACTCGCCGGCAGCATGTTCGGGCCGTCGCTGCTGCGCCTGCTGCGACTCGACGGCAACGTGCCGCTCGGTCTTGCGATCGGCACTGCCGCCCACGGCATCGGCGCCTCGCAGCTGCTTCGCGACGCGGAAGAAGCCGGCAGCTACGCCGGTCTCGCGATGGGCGTCGCGGGCATCGTTATTTCGCTGCTGACCATCCCGTTCGTTTGGCTATTGTAA